Proteins encoded together in one Chitinophaga varians window:
- a CDS encoding DUF1501 domain-containing protein yields MKRRDFLKRSGMASGALLLPSFVQAAVRGTQPPAGRRVVFIRLQGGNDGLNTIIPYSQECYYQQRPQLAIPAAEVLPASGGWGFHPALEELMPVYERRQLLVLQQVGYPGTDQSHYHSGQIWRTGCCQGLEANHWLPASVPVADYGEQDFNLSLEDIARRIIQGDVTAVYHVSLDGFDTHQFQRVQHDPLLADYARGVRRLLQQLEENGQLDNTLVVTWSEFGRSLKENVRRGTDHGEANQVHIFGSRLKQWGIEACTLGDGHLPVRTDFRSLYATIAGRWLGTDSRLNGRFPAMAWL; encoded by the coding sequence ATGAAACGGAGAGATTTTTTAAAACGGTCGGGCATGGCTTCGGGTGCGCTGTTACTGCCCTCTTTTGTGCAGGCAGCCGTGCGGGGCACGCAGCCGCCTGCGGGCCGCCGGGTGGTGTTTATCCGGCTGCAGGGCGGCAATGACGGGCTGAATACCATTATTCCGTATAGTCAGGAATGTTATTATCAACAGCGGCCGCAGCTGGCTATTCCGGCAGCGGAAGTGCTGCCGGCTTCCGGCGGCTGGGGCTTCCATCCGGCCCTGGAGGAGCTGATGCCTGTTTATGAGCGGCGACAGCTGTTGGTGCTGCAGCAGGTAGGTTACCCTGGTACCGATCAGTCGCACTATCATTCCGGCCAAATATGGCGTACCGGCTGCTGCCAGGGGCTGGAGGCCAATCATTGGTTGCCCGCGTCCGTGCCTGTAGCGGATTATGGGGAACAGGATTTTAACCTGTCGTTAGAAGATATCGCCCGCAGGATTATTCAGGGAGATGTGACCGCTGTTTATCATGTGTCCCTGGATGGCTTTGACACGCATCAGTTTCAGCGGGTGCAGCATGATCCGTTGCTGGCCGACTATGCTCGTGGCGTGCGACGGCTGTTGCAACAGCTGGAGGAGAACGGCCAGCTGGACAATACCCTGGTGGTCACCTGGTCGGAATTTGGCCGTAGCCTGAAAGAGAATGTGCGCCGGGGAACTGATCATGGCGAGGCGAACCAGGTCCATATTTTCGGCAGCCGGCTGAAACAGTGGGGCATAGAAGCCTGTACGCTGGGCGATGGCCACCTGCCGGTGCGGACAGACTTCCGCAGCCTATATGCTACCATTGCCGGCCGCTGGCTGGGAACAGACAGCAGGCTTAATGGCCGCTTTCCGGCCATGGCCTGGCTCTAG
- a CDS encoding response regulator, with the protein MVSSCKYSSVLLIDDDVDDRMIFGDVLKELVPDIIYNEAINGEDALVRLEEGLVPDLIFLDLNMPRVDGKQFLAELRQIEHLRHIPVIIYTTSSHESDKKETRALGASYFITKPNSLHELSQLLKGILEQTIQYSL; encoded by the coding sequence ATGGTGAGCAGCTGTAAATATTCCTCTGTACTTTTAATTGATGATGACGTGGACGACAGGATGATATTTGGCGACGTATTGAAAGAGTTGGTGCCGGATATTATTTACAACGAAGCTATCAACGGTGAAGATGCCCTTGTGCGGCTGGAAGAAGGTTTAGTACCTGATCTGATCTTCCTGGACCTCAATATGCCGCGGGTAGACGGAAAGCAGTTCCTGGCAGAACTTCGGCAGATTGAACATCTTCGCCACATTCCTGTTATCATCTATACCACATCTTCCCATGAATCGGATAAAAAGGAAACCCGTGCGTTGGGCGCCTCCTATTTTATCACCAAACCGAATAGCCTGCATGAACTGAGTCAGCTGCTGAAGGGTATCCTGGAACAGACGATTCAATATTCCCTGTAG
- a CDS encoding FAD-dependent oxidoreductase yields MIDIRRIIISQLLCLFAWQLNAQSLQTDLLIIGGGASGTTAGIQAARMGAHVTILEETTWLGGMLTSAGVSAIDGNNALPSGLWGEFREQLHQHYGGPQAVATGWVSNTLFEPSVGNSILQQLAAKEKQLQIFFNTSWTGVKKINGRWQVSFVRNNRPGTIEAPLIIDATELGDIMAATHTAYRTGMDSRLETGEAVAPLKANNYIQVLTYVATLKDYGAGADKTIPRPAGYNPDIFRCCCANDDPYSGNGGKMNCDHMMQYGKLPNHKYMINWPGCGNDYPLNVIEMTREARTKALQQAKLHTLRYVYYLQTELGYKHLGIADDEYPTADKLPMIPYYREARRLKGVATLGFNHVANPFGQPEAYYRTGIAVGDYPIDHHQEKDPAVPKIDFSKAKVPSYNIPLGSLIPATTDGLIVAEKSISVTNIVNGATRLQPVVLQLGQAAGALAAISLQQKIQPRQVAVRQVQQALLKAGVYLMPYIDVPKEHPHFAAIQRIGATGILRGTGIPHTWANQTWFYPQRPISEYEFTQGLLTYYPDARKLTPTGQDLTPAFLIKAWQTAGITVTYDQIAAAWHELQLSTALHESLPLNREMAAVLTDHFLHPFDIPVSFTGAVQP; encoded by the coding sequence ATGATTGATATCAGACGAATTATTATCAGCCAACTTCTTTGTCTTTTCGCCTGGCAGCTCAATGCCCAGTCGCTGCAAACCGACCTGCTCATTATCGGTGGCGGGGCCAGCGGCACCACAGCCGGCATACAGGCTGCCCGTATGGGCGCCCACGTAACGATTTTGGAAGAAACCACCTGGCTGGGAGGCATGCTCACCTCCGCCGGCGTTTCGGCCATAGACGGCAACAACGCCCTGCCATCAGGCCTCTGGGGCGAATTCCGTGAACAGCTGCACCAACATTACGGCGGCCCCCAGGCCGTAGCCACCGGCTGGGTCAGCAACACCCTCTTTGAACCATCGGTAGGCAATAGTATCCTGCAACAGCTGGCTGCCAAAGAAAAACAGCTGCAAATATTTTTTAACACCAGCTGGACAGGCGTCAAAAAAATCAACGGCCGCTGGCAGGTCAGCTTCGTCCGCAACAACCGGCCAGGCACTATAGAAGCGCCACTGATCATAGATGCCACCGAACTGGGCGATATCATGGCCGCCACCCACACCGCCTACCGCACCGGTATGGACAGCCGCCTGGAAACCGGTGAAGCCGTGGCGCCGCTCAAAGCCAACAACTACATCCAGGTACTTACCTATGTGGCCACGCTCAAAGATTATGGCGCCGGCGCCGACAAAACCATTCCCCGCCCGGCAGGGTATAATCCCGATATCTTCCGCTGCTGCTGCGCCAATGATGATCCGTATAGCGGCAACGGCGGTAAAATGAACTGCGACCATATGATGCAGTACGGCAAACTGCCCAATCACAAATACATGATCAACTGGCCTGGCTGCGGCAACGACTACCCGCTCAACGTCATCGAAATGACCCGCGAAGCCCGCACCAAAGCCCTGCAACAAGCCAAACTACATACGCTCCGTTATGTCTACTACCTGCAAACAGAACTGGGCTACAAACATCTCGGCATCGCTGATGATGAATACCCTACGGCCGACAAACTGCCCATGATCCCCTACTACCGGGAGGCCCGCCGCCTCAAAGGCGTCGCTACGCTTGGTTTTAACCATGTGGCCAATCCTTTCGGGCAACCGGAAGCCTATTATCGTACAGGCATTGCCGTAGGAGACTACCCGATCGATCACCATCAGGAAAAAGATCCGGCAGTACCGAAAATAGATTTCTCCAAAGCCAAAGTGCCCTCCTATAATATTCCGCTCGGCTCCCTGATACCCGCTACCACAGACGGACTGATCGTGGCTGAAAAAAGCATCAGCGTCACCAATATTGTTAACGGCGCCACCCGCCTGCAACCGGTCGTACTACAGCTGGGCCAGGCCGCCGGCGCGCTGGCGGCCATCTCCCTGCAACAAAAAATACAACCACGGCAGGTAGCCGTCAGGCAGGTGCAGCAGGCCCTGCTGAAAGCAGGCGTATATCTCATGCCTTACATCGATGTGCCGAAAGAACATCCGCACTTCGCCGCCATACAGCGTATAGGCGCTACCGGTATACTTCGCGGCACCGGCATACCGCATACCTGGGCCAATCAAACCTGGTTCTATCCACAGCGGCCCATCAGTGAATATGAATTTACACAGGGACTGCTCACCTACTACCCGGATGCGCGGAAGCTGACGCCCACCGGGCAGGACCTCACCCCTGCCTTTCTGATAAAAGCCTGGCAGACTGCCGGCATTACCGTCACCTACGACCAAATAGCGGCTGCATGGCATGAGCTGCAGCTCAGCACTGCCCTGCACGAAAGTCTGCCGCTTAACCGCGAAATGGCAGCCGTACTGACCGACCATTTCCTTCACCCTTTTGATATTCCTGTGTCCTTTACCGGCGCTGTTCAACCATAA
- the tig gene encoding trigger factor, whose product MATVTRENIGLLNDKITVKVSQEDYLPNFDKAVKQFSKNANIPGFRKGMVPAGMVKKMHGPAIFGDEVLKTVEKELMGYVQAEKLDIFGQPLSLEKTAKNLDFANPEEYAFEFEVGLKPTFEVTPLENDKTTLTRYKVIVTDEMVNDELQRLQLKGGKPSEVEAVSVEDDIINVTFEEADAKGNVVEGGITKENSLLVKYFTDAVQAELKGKKINDSIVIELGKSFDEQRLGWVLKDLGFEAGDKEAAKKHFKLTITKITLIEKRELNEEFFKEVYPADSITTEEAFRAKLKEEIAKYWDSESRNHMHNDLFEVLVHETPIELPKDFLKRWLQVGGEKPKTAEEAEKEFPGFDHQLRWTLISDKLVRENKLEVSFEDLRENAKQKVLGYYGGAAADGAEWLDSYLDRLLQDEKFVDQTYREMITAKLFDWAETKVKVKEEEIKAEEFVNLPHKHHHHEH is encoded by the coding sequence ATGGCAACCGTTACCAGAGAAAACATTGGTTTATTGAACGATAAGATCACTGTGAAAGTGAGCCAGGAAGATTACCTTCCTAATTTTGACAAAGCAGTAAAACAATTCAGCAAAAATGCAAATATCCCCGGCTTCCGTAAAGGAATGGTACCTGCCGGTATGGTTAAGAAGATGCACGGTCCTGCCATTTTCGGCGACGAAGTGCTGAAAACCGTGGAAAAGGAGCTGATGGGTTATGTACAGGCAGAGAAACTGGATATCTTCGGTCAGCCGCTCTCTCTGGAAAAAACTGCTAAAAACCTCGATTTCGCTAATCCGGAAGAATATGCTTTCGAGTTTGAAGTAGGCCTGAAACCAACTTTTGAAGTTACTCCGCTCGAAAACGACAAAACTACCCTCACCCGTTACAAAGTGATCGTAACTGATGAAATGGTAAACGACGAATTACAGCGTTTACAGCTGAAAGGTGGCAAACCTTCCGAGGTGGAAGCCGTTTCTGTTGAAGATGACATCATCAATGTCACTTTCGAAGAAGCTGACGCTAAAGGCAACGTGGTAGAAGGTGGTATCACCAAAGAAAACAGCCTGCTGGTGAAATACTTCACTGACGCTGTTCAGGCTGAGCTGAAAGGCAAAAAAATCAACGACAGCATCGTGATTGAACTGGGCAAATCATTTGATGAGCAACGTTTGGGCTGGGTCCTGAAAGACCTGGGCTTCGAAGCCGGCGATAAAGAAGCCGCTAAAAAGCACTTCAAACTGACGATCACCAAAATCACCCTGATCGAAAAAAGAGAATTGAACGAAGAATTTTTCAAAGAAGTTTATCCTGCTGACAGCATCACCACTGAAGAAGCTTTCCGCGCTAAACTGAAAGAAGAAATCGCGAAATACTGGGATTCAGAAAGCCGTAACCACATGCACAACGACCTGTTTGAAGTGCTGGTTCATGAAACGCCGATCGAATTACCAAAGGATTTCCTGAAACGCTGGCTGCAGGTAGGTGGTGAAAAACCTAAAACCGCAGAAGAAGCTGAAAAAGAATTCCCGGGTTTCGACCATCAACTGCGCTGGACACTGATCAGCGATAAACTGGTTCGTGAGAATAAACTGGAAGTTTCTTTCGAAGATCTGAGAGAAAACGCCAAACAAAAAGTACTGGGCTACTATGGTGGCGCCGCTGCTGACGGAGCTGAATGGCTCGACAGCTACCTGGACCGCCTGCTGCAGGACGAAAAATTTGTTGACCAGACTTACCGCGAAATGATCACTGCCAAGTTGTTTGACTGGGCTGAGACCAAGGTGAAAGTGAAAGAAGAGGAAATCAAAGCAGAAGAATTTGTTAATTTACCTCATAAACATCACCATCATGAACATTAA
- a CDS encoding sugar MFS transporter, whose product MAVISTTNQPQVTVSGSRQSYMPALVSLAVLYFMMGFITCLNDTLVPFFKKGFTLTYSQSSLVQFYFFLTYGIMSVPAGRIVSRTGYKKGMVLGFAIAAIGGLLFYPASVYHQYVLFLAALFVIAIGIVLLQVAANPYITALGPAHTASARLTLIQGVGSAGTTVAPLFGAHFILARLAESHASSEAVRYPYLGIAALLLLIAFVVSRLSLPVISTTGSAGKAGHDDGQGIFSYRNLRFGIIGIFVYVGAEVAIGTFLTNYITDLLGVPENVANNYVAFYWGGMLVGRLLGAGLLRVLPPARVLAVCALGAIALILLSVSTSGLLAVWSMIAVGLCNAIMFATIFSLSVEGVGRHTTSASGLLSTAICGGAVISYAQGLLKDHATWQIAFLIPVICYLYILFYGLNGHKASKQPV is encoded by the coding sequence ATGGCGGTAATATCCACAACCAACCAGCCACAGGTCACGGTCTCCGGCAGCCGGCAATCTTATATGCCGGCCCTCGTTTCGCTGGCCGTACTGTATTTCATGATGGGTTTCATCACCTGTCTGAATGATACGCTGGTACCCTTTTTCAAGAAAGGGTTCACACTCACTTATTCCCAGTCGTCGCTGGTGCAGTTTTATTTTTTCCTCACCTACGGCATCATGTCGGTGCCTGCCGGCAGGATCGTAAGCCGTACCGGCTACAAGAAGGGAATGGTGCTGGGTTTTGCCATTGCGGCCATAGGCGGACTACTGTTTTATCCGGCATCCGTGTATCATCAGTATGTGCTGTTTCTGGCGGCGTTGTTTGTCATCGCCATCGGCATTGTACTGTTGCAGGTGGCCGCCAATCCCTACATTACAGCACTGGGGCCGGCCCATACCGCTTCTGCGCGGTTAACGCTGATACAGGGCGTAGGCTCTGCAGGCACCACTGTGGCGCCGTTGTTCGGCGCCCACTTCATCCTGGCCAGACTGGCAGAATCGCACGCCTCCAGCGAGGCCGTAAGATATCCGTACCTCGGCATAGCAGCGTTGTTGCTGCTGATCGCTTTTGTTGTTTCGCGTTTATCCCTTCCCGTTATCAGTACTACCGGAAGTGCCGGTAAAGCCGGTCATGATGACGGCCAGGGTATTTTCTCCTACAGGAACCTGCGTTTCGGCATTATAGGCATTTTCGTGTATGTAGGGGCGGAGGTGGCTATCGGTACTTTCCTGACCAACTATATCACCGACCTGCTGGGTGTTCCGGAGAATGTGGCCAACAATTACGTGGCCTTTTACTGGGGAGGCATGCTGGTGGGCCGTTTGCTGGGCGCCGGCCTGTTGCGCGTGCTGCCGCCGGCCAGGGTGCTGGCCGTATGTGCCCTGGGAGCGATAGCGCTGATACTGTTGTCTGTCAGCACCTCCGGGCTGCTGGCCGTGTGGAGCATGATCGCAGTGGGGCTATGCAATGCGATTATGTTTGCCACTATTTTTTCTTTGTCGGTAGAAGGGGTGGGCCGTCATACTACTTCCGCGTCGGGACTGTTGTCTACCGCCATCTGCGGCGGTGCGGTCATCTCCTACGCCCAGGGGCTGCTGAAGGACCACGCTACCTGGCAGATCGCTTTTCTGATACCGGTCATCTGTTATCTCTATATCCTGTTTTATGGCCTCAACGGACATAAAGCATCAAAACAGCCTGTATGA
- a CDS encoding DUF4434 domain-containing protein — MKITGTFLDEISHDIPHQNWGRAEWDADFSHMKAVGIDTVFLIRSGFQRWLTYPSKVVMQEEGGYEPPVDLVKMFLELADKHHMKFYFGLYDSGKYWWKGDFQKEVDINLKVIDEVWKNYGHYKSFQGWYLTQEVSRRTGKVIDLYAKLGKHCKDISNNLPTLISPWIDGKKAVMAASSTITREEAVSLKQHESEWSEIFDGIKGVVDAVAFQDGHIEFHELPDFFAVNKRMADRYGIQCWTNAESFDRDMPIKFMPIKFEKLRMKLEAARKAGYDKAITFEFSHFMSPQSAYLQAGHLYNRYKEYLKTL, encoded by the coding sequence ATGAAAATAACAGGCACTTTCCTCGACGAGATCAGTCACGATATCCCGCACCAGAACTGGGGCCGGGCAGAATGGGACGCCGATTTCTCCCATATGAAAGCCGTTGGCATAGACACGGTATTCCTTATCCGCAGCGGGTTTCAACGCTGGCTCACCTATCCTTCCAAAGTTGTGATGCAGGAAGAAGGCGGCTATGAACCTCCGGTAGACCTGGTAAAAATGTTCCTCGAACTGGCCGACAAACACCATATGAAATTTTACTTCGGCCTGTACGACTCCGGTAAATACTGGTGGAAAGGCGATTTCCAGAAAGAGGTCGACATCAACCTGAAAGTCATTGATGAAGTATGGAAAAATTACGGTCACTATAAATCCTTCCAGGGCTGGTACCTCACACAGGAAGTAAGCCGCCGCACCGGTAAGGTAATTGACCTCTATGCCAAACTGGGCAAGCATTGCAAGGATATCTCCAATAATCTGCCCACCCTCATATCTCCCTGGATAGATGGTAAAAAAGCGGTGATGGCCGCATCTTCCACCATCACCAGAGAAGAGGCGGTGTCACTAAAACAACATGAAAGCGAGTGGAGCGAAATATTCGATGGCATCAAGGGCGTAGTGGACGCTGTCGCCTTCCAGGATGGCCATATCGAATTCCATGAGCTGCCCGATTTCTTTGCCGTTAACAAAAGGATGGCCGACCGCTACGGCATACAATGCTGGACCAACGCCGAATCCTTCGACCGCGACATGCCCATCAAATTTATGCCCATCAAGTTTGAAAAACTGCGCATGAAGCTGGAAGCCGCGCGTAAAGCGGGCTACGACAAAGCTATTACCTTCGAGTTCTCGCATTTTATGAGCCCGCAGTCGGCTTACCTGCAGGCCGGGCACCTCTATAACCGCTATAAAGAATACCTCAAAACCCTCTGA
- a CDS encoding ROK family protein, with amino-acid sequence MAKTFFEELNNENLTGVAYKNIHLKKAALAYFANIGNATIADMCKQLNLSAPKVTTLLNDLIQDGLVKDYGKVESTGGRKPNLYGLVPDSAFFIGVDVKQHHLNLGLSDLQKNLVCTEENIPYKLDNNKASLEELCTLISNFIDGLPVPREKILGIGINLSGRINYATGYSYSFFYFDEEPLSKIIESKIGIRVFLENDSRAMAYGEFSSDAVHGERNVLFLNLDYGIGMGVLIDGQLYYGKSGYSGEVGHIPLFDNEIICHCGKKGCLETEASGWALTRMFQDKLREGSSSMLSRKPGAPDNIQLEDIIDAAIHDDVLAIELIAKIGENLGRGIALLINIFNPELVILGGSLAATQDYIRLPIKSAVNKYSLSLVNNDTKLRISGLGEKSGIIGACLLVRNKVLIN; translated from the coding sequence ATGGCTAAAACCTTTTTCGAAGAATTGAACAATGAAAATCTTACCGGGGTAGCCTATAAGAACATTCACCTGAAGAAGGCCGCACTGGCCTACTTCGCCAACATCGGCAATGCCACCATTGCCGATATGTGCAAACAGCTTAACCTTAGCGCACCCAAAGTAACCACCCTGCTCAATGACCTGATCCAGGACGGCCTGGTAAAAGATTACGGAAAAGTGGAATCTACCGGCGGCCGTAAACCCAATTTGTACGGCCTGGTACCTGATTCCGCATTTTTTATAGGAGTAGATGTAAAACAACACCATCTTAACCTGGGATTGTCTGACCTGCAGAAGAACCTGGTCTGTACGGAAGAGAATATTCCCTATAAACTGGATAACAACAAAGCTTCCCTGGAAGAACTTTGTACGCTTATCAGCAACTTCATCGACGGTCTGCCTGTGCCGCGGGAAAAAATACTGGGCATCGGCATCAATCTCTCCGGTCGTATCAATTACGCTACCGGCTATAGTTACAGCTTTTTCTATTTTGATGAAGAGCCGCTGAGTAAAATTATCGAGTCGAAAATCGGTATCCGTGTTTTCCTGGAAAATGACTCCCGCGCCATGGCTTACGGCGAATTCAGCTCCGATGCGGTACACGGGGAACGGAATGTTCTTTTCCTGAACCTCGACTATGGCATTGGCATGGGCGTGCTGATAGACGGCCAGCTGTATTATGGTAAGTCTGGCTATAGCGGTGAAGTGGGGCATATCCCGCTGTTTGATAATGAAATCATCTGCCATTGCGGAAAAAAAGGATGTCTGGAAACAGAAGCCTCCGGATGGGCGCTCACCCGCATGTTCCAGGACAAATTACGCGAAGGCTCTTCCTCCATGCTGAGCCGCAAACCCGGCGCGCCGGACAATATCCAGCTGGAAGATATTATTGACGCTGCTATACATGATGATGTGCTCGCAATCGAGCTGATAGCTAAAATAGGAGAAAACCTCGGCCGTGGCATCGCCCTGTTGATCAATATCTTCAACCCTGAACTGGTGATCCTGGGCGGAAGCCTGGCAGCCACACAGGATTATATCCGGCTGCCTATTAAAAGCGCGGTGAATAAATACTCCCTCAGTCTGGTGAACAACGATACGAAGCTGCGTATCTCCGGCCTCGGTGAAAAGTCTGGTATCATCGGCGCGTGTTTGCTGGTACGGAATAAAGTTCTGATCAATTAA
- a CDS encoding AGE family epimerase/isomerase — protein sequence MNRTMEFHDYATLYRNNLLNDVIPFWMQHSPDTQYGGYFTCLDRDGKVFDTDKFIWLQCREVWCFAMLYNKVEQKQEWLDMAVQGAEFLRKHGRDKDGNWYFSLTRTGEPLIAPYNIFSDCFAAMAFGQLYQATGNADYSDIAISTFHNILRRQDNPKGHYSKAVPGTRPLQNFALPMILCNLVLEMESLLDKQLVEDTIRQGVHTVMDIFYQPDEGLIMENITPEGQLSDSFEGRLINPGHGLEAMWFVMDLATRNNDTALITKAKDIALSLLEYGWDQEYGGIFYFLDVKGYPPQQLEWDQKLWWVHIETIISLLKGYLHTGDEKCWQWFKKVHDYTWKHFPDPENGEWFGYLNRQGQPLLPLKGGKWKGCFHVPRGLYQSWNTLQQLAAKQALSTQPK from the coding sequence ATGAACAGAACAATGGAATTTCACGATTATGCCACGTTGTACCGCAACAACCTGTTGAACGATGTCATCCCCTTCTGGATGCAGCACTCACCAGATACACAATATGGCGGCTATTTTACCTGCCTCGACCGCGACGGTAAAGTGTTCGATACGGACAAGTTCATCTGGCTGCAATGCCGGGAAGTATGGTGTTTCGCGATGCTGTACAATAAAGTGGAACAAAAACAGGAGTGGCTGGACATGGCCGTCCAGGGTGCGGAATTTCTCCGGAAACACGGGCGCGACAAAGACGGGAACTGGTATTTCTCCCTTACCCGTACCGGCGAACCGCTGATAGCCCCTTATAATATTTTCTCTGACTGTTTTGCCGCCATGGCTTTCGGGCAGCTGTACCAGGCCACCGGCAATGCAGACTACAGCGATATTGCCATCAGCACTTTTCACAATATCCTTCGCCGCCAGGACAATCCGAAAGGGCATTATTCCAAAGCTGTCCCTGGTACCCGGCCGTTGCAGAACTTCGCGCTACCCATGATACTCTGCAACCTGGTGCTGGAAATGGAGTCACTGCTTGATAAACAGCTGGTGGAAGATACCATCCGGCAGGGCGTCCATACCGTGATGGATATTTTTTATCAGCCCGATGAAGGCCTCATCATGGAAAACATTACACCGGAAGGCCAGCTCTCCGATTCCTTCGAAGGCCGCCTGATCAACCCCGGCCATGGGCTGGAGGCCATGTGGTTTGTGATGGACCTCGCCACCCGCAACAACGATACCGCGCTGATCACCAAAGCCAAAGACATTGCGCTCTCACTGCTGGAATATGGATGGGACCAGGAATACGGTGGCATCTTCTATTTCCTGGATGTAAAGGGATACCCGCCCCAACAACTGGAATGGGACCAGAAACTGTGGTGGGTGCACATAGAAACCATCATCAGCCTGTTGAAAGGTTACCTGCATACCGGCGATGAAAAATGCTGGCAATGGTTTAAAAAAGTACACGATTATACCTGGAAACATTTCCCGGACCCTGAAAATGGTGAATGGTTTGGTTATCTTAACAGGCAGGGACAGCCGCTGCTTCCGCTCAAAGGCGGTAAATGGAAGGGCTGTTTCCACGTGCCAAGAGGACTTTACCAGAGTTGGAACACGCTGCAGCAACTGGCAGCCAAACAAGCATTATCTACTCAACCTAAATAG